GGAGGAAGTATTTGACTGCGATATGTTTGTATTTTGCGTATCCGTTGGAGTTCCTGAGGTTGGAAGTGAGTCTACAGATGTTCGACTAGTACAGTTTGAGGGCAATGCTAAAATTATTGGGCACTATGCCACCCTTGCAAGAGAAAATAACTTCAAGGGGATATTTGCTGTAGTATCAGATCCAGTGGATTTACTTTGCAAAAGTGCATATATTGAAAGCAATAAAGGCAGTGATGGTAATATGGACTTTATGGGCCTTGCTCCAGAACAAATTAGAGGATATGGCTTAGGGGTTATGAACGCTAGAGCCTGCTATTACGCCTCACAGCAAGATGCTACGAAACATTATATGAATGAAGGTAGAGCTTTTGGTCCCCATGGAGATGGCCTCATCATTGCCGATAGTATTATAAACTACAATGAGGTGCTTTCAGATGCACTAACTCATAGCACTAAGACCGCTAACTTAGAAGTTCGTTCTACAGGCTTTAAACCTTATATTGCCCCTGCGCTTTCTTCTGGTGCACTATCGATACTTGCAACCATTAATTCGAATTGGCACTACAGTGCTACATTTATTGGTGGTACTTTTATGGGTTGTAAGAATAGACTTCTACCTTCTGGAATTGAGCTTGAAACCTTAGAACTAAATGAAGTACTCTTGCATAAGCTAAATTCAACTTATAAACTTCTTAGTAAATCTCTATGATTTATTTGGTTTATTTAAGAAGAATATAGAAAGGGGATTTTTATGAAGGATTTATTTGTAATAGTACCAAGTAAAAATATATCTCCGATGCTTTCAGAAATGATATCAAAGGTTACTCGTTATAGCAATTATACTTTAGTGAAAGATTCTAACAATATTCCTGATCTTCAAAACAAGAAAATATTCTTTGCTTCTGAGAGCACAGATATTTGTTGTGATATTGCAATGTTGGAATTTTTCTCAAAACTATATAAAAAAGGTAATAAATGTCTTTCAGGTTCTGCTGCTGCAGTACTAGTTCATAGTAGTACTGAGCACGGTACCAAACGTACAAGTCAAGATATTATATATCTCGCAAACAACTTAGGTTGCTGCTTTATCGGGCACTGCGTAGTAGAAGCTACCTCTTCCCTTAGAAATTTTCTTACCTGGCAAAAAATTTTGAGTTTACCCTTAGAAGAAATTTGCTTGAACATGTGCTCTAGACTTCGAAACAGATTATTAGAATATAATCCAATTACCATAAATAATCCTAAAATATTAGTGCTATACTCAAGTCCACATAAAACTTCTAATACTTTGGATTTATGGCATATGGTAACGAAGAATCTTTCAGGTTATGATATTAAAGAACTACAAATAGAAAACGGAGAAGTTTTAGACTGTAAAGGCTGCTCTTATAAATTATGCACTCATTACGCCACGCAAAATAAATGCTTTTATGGAGGAGTCATGGTTGATGATGTACTTCCCTCCATTGAAAAATCTGATGCAATAATATGGCTATGTCCTAACTATAATGATGCAATAGCTTCCAATTTAACAGCTGTAATAAATCGGCTCACAGTACTATATAGAAAGATAGCATTTTATGATAAGAATATCTTTTCAGTGGTAGTATCCGGTAGTTCTGGAAGTGATTCTATTAGTAAACAATTAATTGGGGCCTTAAATGTAAATAAGGGCTTTACTTTGCCACCATATTTTTCTATAATGGCTATCGCTAATGACCCTGGTGAAATTTTTAAGGTTCCCCAAATTCATGAACTAGCTAAAGATTTTGCTGATAATATTAAAAAAGAAATAAAAGCCTAATATACTTCTATTTCATTTTAGGTATCTAAAAAAATAAACTAGCTACAGCTAGTTATTTTTTAAAGATGCCTTGATTTGAATTATAGTTTTATTCAAAATTGGATGAATAACATATGGTGCTATATCGCACAATGGCGCAAGCACAAACATTCTTTCCTGCATTCTTGGATGTGGCAATATTATTTCTTCTAGTGAACTAATAATATTATCATACAATAATACATCCAAATCTAAGGTTCTAGGACCCCATCTTATAACTCTTTCCCGTTTAAATTCCTTTTCTATAGATAACAGGAAGCGTACAAGCTCTAATGGATTTAAAAGTGTTTTCACCTCAATAGCACAATTTAAGA
This DNA window, taken from Clostridium estertheticum, encodes the following:
- a CDS encoding lactate/malate family dehydrogenase encodes the protein MFYYICHEKLLISKEEYPIQEEISESEAEKYIGMIYALNKLSPERGRRSFSVSHENFLFLKEENLNLLVKPVAQALGLPQWLKTAIESNRVTSLNTMYPNWEQVLTYHQPIKWRINVVGLGDVGGTLLTGLKLLGVDKIQSLGLYDRDINRNERYKYELSQILSADMHESSIKIISLKEEEVFDCDMFVFCVSVGVPEVGSESTDVRLVQFEGNAKIIGHYATLARENNFKGIFAVVSDPVDLLCKSAYIESNKGSDGNMDFMGLAPEQIRGYGLGVMNARACYYASQQDATKHYMNEGRAFGPHGDGLIIADSIINYNEVLSDALTHSTKTANLEVRSTGFKPYIAPALSSGALSILATINSNWHYSATFIGGTFMGCKNRLLPSGIELETLELNEVLLHKLNSTYKLLSKSL
- a CDS encoding flavodoxin family protein, translating into MKDLFVIVPSKNISPMLSEMISKVTRYSNYTLVKDSNNIPDLQNKKIFFASESTDICCDIAMLEFFSKLYKKGNKCLSGSAAAVLVHSSTEHGTKRTSQDIIYLANNLGCCFIGHCVVEATSSLRNFLTWQKILSLPLEEICLNMCSRLRNRLLEYNPITINNPKILVLYSSPHKTSNTLDLWHMVTKNLSGYDIKELQIENGEVLDCKGCSYKLCTHYATQNKCFYGGVMVDDVLPSIEKSDAIIWLCPNYNDAIASNLTAVINRLTVLYRKIAFYDKNIFSVVVSGSSGSDSISKQLIGALNVNKGFTLPPYFSIMAIANDPGEIFKVPQIHELAKDFADNIKKEIKA